DNA from Pseudophryne corroboree isolate aPseCor3 chromosome 7, aPseCor3.hap2, whole genome shotgun sequence:
cagtatgtgtgtaaatacattttaggataccctcctgctttctatcagcaggatccttaagggcggccatctcaggagagggtagagcccttttttcttacaagcgtgtgagcgctttatccaccctagggggtgtttcccaacgcaccctaacctctggcgggaaaggatataatgccaataacattttagaaattatcagttgttatcgggggaaacccacgcatcatcacacacctcatttaatttctcagattcaggaaaactacaggtagtttttcctcaccgaacataatacccctttttggtggtactcgtattatcagaaatgtgtaaaacatttttcattgcctcaatcatgtaacgtgtggccctactggaagtcacatttgtctcttcaccgtcgacactggagtcagtatctgtgtcggcgtctatatctgccatctgaggtaacgggcgctttagagcccctgacggcctatgagacgtctggacaggcacaagctgagtagccggctgtctcatgtcaaccactgtcttttatacagagctgacactgtcacgtaattacttccaacagttcatccactcaggtgtcgaccccctagggggtgacatcactattacaggcaatctgctccgtctccacatcatttttctcctcatacatgtcgacacaaacgtaccgacacacagcacacacacagggaatgctctgatagaggacaggaccccactagccctttggggagacagagggagagtttgccagcacacaccagagcgctatatatatacagggataaccttatataagtgtttttccccttatagctgctgtatttttaatactgcgcgtaattagtgcccccctctcttttttaaccctttctgtagtgtagtgactgcaggggagagccagggagcttccctccaacggagctgtgagggaaaatggcgccagtgtgctgaggagataggctccgcccccttctcggcggccttatctcccgtttttctgtgtattctggcaggggttaaattcatccatatagcccaggagctatatgtgatgcattttttgccatccaaggtgtttttattgcgtctcagggcgccccccccccccagcgccctgcaccctcagtgaccggagtgtgaagtgtgctgagagcaatggcgcacagctgcagtgctgtgcgctaccttgttgaagacaggacgtcttctgccgccgattttccggacctcttctgtcttctggctctgtaagggggccggcggcgcggctctgggacctatccatggctgggcctgtgatcggtccctctggagctaatgtccagtagcctaagaagcccaatccactctgcacgcaggtgagttcgcttcttctccccttagtccctcgatgcagtgagcctgttgccagcaggtctcactgaacataaaaaacctgaaactaaacttttcactaagcagctcaggagagccacctagtgtgcacccttctcgttcgggcacaaaaatctaactgaggcttggaggagggtcatagggggaggagccagtgcacaccaggtagttctaaagctttacttttgtgcccagtctcctgcggagccgctattccccatggtccttaaggagtccccagcatccactaggacgtcagagaaaatccagAAGCGAATGAAACAGTGAAAAGCCACTTGCCCTGAAGAAGTGTGGGCATTTTGCCCTTACCAGAGATGGCCACCGGGCGCCGTGTGATGACATCACAGTGTGCGCTCAGCCTCTTCCCTGCCCCGGTGTCTCAGCTGCATGCAGCAGTCAGGAGGCCGCAGACGCTGCAGACATGGGGATCCTGGAGAAGATCGCGGAGATAGAGCGGGAGATTGCCAGGACCCAGAAGAATAAGGGTGAGCAGCAGCAGGGGACGGGCTACTGGTAACATGTCAGTAATGTCCCCGGGGATCCCGCTTCCAGCAGACACCTGCAGACAGGAGCACCACTGACTGCTACCCCCCAATCCCACTGCAGACAGGAGGACCACTGCTACCCCATAATCCCACTCTGCAAACAcacagagtgtgtatatatatatatatatatatatatatatatatatatatatatatatatatatatatataaagttgtaCTGGCACTATCCACGATGGGGTCAAGGGATCTCTGCGATCGGAAAGCTCTGCGGGGTGGGGGGTCTCTACACTGTAACTGTATGGTGGTGTACAGGATTCCCTGAGCTGGGGTGGGTTGATCTAAACGCCACATGGAGCTGGGGGATCCCTGCGCGACCTGGAGCTGGGGTGGATCTCTGCGCGAcctggagctggggggggggggggggggtggatctctGCGcgacctggagctgggggagggtggATCTCTGCGcttcctggagctgggggaggaggGATCTCTACGCTTCCTGGAGCTGGGATCTCTGCGcttcctggagctgggggaggaggGATCTCTGCGCGACCTGGAACTTGGGGAGGGTGGATCTCTGCGcttcctggagctgggggaggaggGATCTCTGCGcttcctggagctgggggaggaggGATCTCTGCGCGACCTGGAGCTGGGGGAATCTCTGCGcttcctggagctgggggaggagtGATCTCTGCGCTTCCTGGAGCTGGGATCTCTGCGCGACCTGAAACTTGGGGAGGGGGGATCTCTGCGCGAcctggagctgggggggggggggggggggagtctttgCGCGACCTGGagctgggatgggggggggggggggggagagtctctGCGCGACCTGGAGCTGGGATAGGGGGAAATCTCTGCGTGACCTGGAGCTGGGATGGGGGGGATTCTCTGCGCGACCTGGATCTGGGGGATATCTGCgcaacctggggggggggggggagatatctgcgcaccctggagctgggggaggggagaTATCTGCGCAACctggagctggggggggggaggagatatcTGCGCGACCTGGAGCTGGGGGGGGATCTCTGCGCGAcctggagctgggggggggggggatctctgcGCGACCTGGAgctggagctggggggggggggggggggatctctgcGCGAcctggagctgggggggggggggggggggatctctgcGCGACCTGGAGCTAGGGGTAATTCTGTACACATGTGGAGCTGGGGGTGAATCTCTGCATTGCATGGGGCACTGGGGAGCTGTGTAGCACAGTGATGTAAGGCTTCTGATGCGGGAATCAGTCTCCTCTCTGTACTTtgtattttaatttaattaatttaagcCGTCATTGTAAAAGCCCTATGCCCATGTGACTGAGACCCTGCCATCTCTTCCAGCTACTGAATACCATCTGGGACTACTGAAGGCAAAACTTGCCAAGTACAGAGCCCAGCTTCTAGAGCCATCCAAATCTGCTGCGGCCAAAGGAGAGGGATTCGATGTTATGAAATCTGGAGATGCCCGGGTGGCACTGATTGGTTTCCCCTCCGTGGGTAAGGTTAGTACATACCCTGCATCTTTTCTTAGGGCAGTTGCTCTAATCCTGGTATCCATAGTCACCTTCTGACTATGCAAAGGAACCCCTGACATGCAGAAATTTCATTCCCCatctgtgtgtgtagtctgctcacTGGAAGGTGTCACTTTGTGCCGCACTGATGTCACTAGTCATTACCAGGTATATTGTGCTGTGTTCTTAGGAATATTGTTTCGGGATGGAGGAAAATGTCTGCCTTCATTGCGCACTGCCATTTAGTCCTTGTGATGGAGACGTGCAATGAAGACATCATTAATTACACATCATTAAATCTGCTTAGACAGCAATAGCGCCACATATGTATGGTCATAGTCGTAAGCTAAGTACCATCTGCCTTCTAGTCAGAAGGAACAGATTTTACATTGCTTGTTGTGCCCAATGTGCCAGCTCCTGTGGGTCCTTTCTTCAGGTAACTAAATAGTACTACAGAATACTTTCCATAAATGCTCAACTGATGTGGTGCCACCATATTCTATCAGCCGGACATACACAGGCTctgggtggcagggcatgctggaacttgtagttctacagccACATCTGCCTAGGCCTGCCACACACAGCAAAGCCGTAACTCCCAGTCTGGTAGAACTTGGTGCATTCTTGTGTAGAGTAAACCAGTtatctccctgacagcagcaccagGCGATTGTCCCCGCCTATATGTAACACTACTTACATTTATTAAAATCCTTAAATAAGACTGGAGAAGAGATTTATTAAAGCATGgaagtggcgagagataaagtaccagccaatcatggtgttcattctagcaccctgcacctgtcacaacctgtgCCGTTCCTCTTTCcttcctggggtgtcactctctgctctggtgcttttagcacattctggtctgtatctcagatgAACACTAAAGGGCcccccccatacactagaacgataatgcccgatttaataCGATTTCAACCTTTTGGGCcggaaatcggatgaaaagtggcaaatcggatgtgttttacatccgatccgcgttcccgtgagcatcggatcggagcccctaggtcgttagtgctgcactcgttatatgtcttatcccgcaggcatggctgagatcgcatacgatacatcgtatgtaaAAGGAcaacatacgatgtatcgtatgcgatcctgccgcccggaaaGTTGCCGGGCAGTTCAACGGAAATTgtatgcgacatgagggtccgacatgcaCTTTATTGCTTTACAAGGTTTATTACATGTCCCCATTAAgtttgaaatgacagaagctgattggttagtattttcACTCTCCACTTGAActgtttccaagctttgataaaactcCCCCTGTGTCTGATACTCTGCATCGGCTTCCAGGCCACAGACTGTAGTCACAAGTCTTCTGACACTTGTAGGCTGTAATTCTGCCACCACCTTTGTGAGGCGCCCACAGCTAGTCAGGTGCAAACGCTGATTGGTAATCCAATTAGAATCTCGGTGCCGTTGTTCTGCCAAGGGGACCGTTGTTGTCCTTCGCCACCAGTAATCTGCTCTTTGGCAGGAAATTTGAACAATACACCTGGTGGTAAGTATGAGTATAATGACCTCATAAATAATTTGTTAGAAAGAACATTGCATTTAATACAATCCCAATGCTTGCCCTGCAGTTGGCTGGTTTCCCTGGATATGAAGGACCAGGCAGTGCTAAAATGTGAAAAAGCTCTATGCCTGTTATGTGCAGGGATTCCTGTTAAGGATAGGAAAGGTGGACCATTTTATGTTGATGCCACCATGGAGGATGCATAGGGTTGTTGGTTAGAATGACCCAGGCATTTTGTTCATTAAAAATAAAGTAATACGGCATCTATGATTCTTGAAGTTACTTTTTGATGTAAAGATGCTATAGGTTCTGTTATCAGCCAGTTCCATACAGAGTCCGTAGTGTTTCATAGTGAAGGTACTTTATGGGAAGTCTGCTGTGTGTAATCGCAACGTCCTCTTAGATATCTTCTCATTTGATAAAGCTCCAGAAACCATAAATGTGACCACATGCTGTAATAATTTAGCCATTATTAgccattgtcccaatattgcagttTGTCCCCCCCCAGATCTACTCCAATACTCAATAATAATTATCCAGTCCTGTCATTCTCAGACATGCTGGCGCATGTGACTGGAAGTTGACCCTCCTTCTTAGTCATTTTCCTACTGCAATGAAAGTCCTCCGCAAAGCTTGTATGTAGGGCCAAATTGGACACTACTGAATGGAGATCAAGCATCATTGCTCACCACCATGCCACCGTGCTACCTATGATAGAGTCTGACCTACCGTAGATCTGGTTCGGGACCAGTTTCATTCAATCAGACATTTTTACTTATTTTATATCTATCTGTTTTTCAGTCCACATTCCTAAGCCTGATGACGTCCACTGAAAGTGAAGCTGCATCCTACGAGTTCACGACACTGACCTGTATTCCGGGAGTCATAGAGGTAGGTCCGGGCATTATCAGGGTGTTGGGGACCACTTGAACCTGTCATGAATATTTagtgttttttttctgtatttcaGTACAAAGGAGCGAATATCCAGTTACTTGATCTTCCAGGAATCATTGAAGGGGCAGCGCAGGGTGAGTTCTAGCTCCTGGGCCTCTTAGTAACCATTACATTGTGTGGCGCTTGTCTGTGTTCCCGTGTTATGGGAGGAGAATGCCAGAGGTGGCTGGAGTCGCAGCATAAACATTTGTCAGGGTCTCGAGTCATGTGACAGGTACGATTGAATGCTCTGTCTCCATTGCAGGGAAGGGCAGAGGTCGCCAGGTTATTGCTGTAGCTCGGACATCTGACATTGTCATCATGATGCTGGATGCCACGAAAGGTGAAGTGCAGAGGTCAGTACATCCATGGTAGGCGCCAGGACCTCTTTCCATATGCCGGTCCCTATCCCCTAGGTTcagcccccctccttacagagCAAAGGAAGAAATGGCAAGGTGCGGGTATTGCAGCAGTGTTTTGCGTTAAGCCTACAGTGTGCAATCTAATTATTGTTAATATATAAATAATGTTTTTTTGTACAACGTCTCTGCAAATAGACAATGTTGGTAGGGAAGATCTATAGTGGAGCCGGTGCAGGGTAGCAATGGGAGTAACGTTGTGGAAAGGCCTTATATATTGGCACCAAAACCAAAATATTACCGCTTTATGCGTACCTGCCGTCTACTCATAGTGGAGGATGACTAACAGACCCTACACACTGATcgatttggacgatgatcgatACGAACGTTGaacgatatcgtccaaattggcttgctatgttTAACGATGGAAATCCATTGcttggtgcctccacactaaatGATATTGGCGATATATCGTTCTTAAATATCGCCCAGTTTGTAGGGCCTTTTAGCGCGAGCTCTTCCAGTCTTCGGCTGGATACAACCCATATAATCACTTCTGTGACATCTTTAACCCATTTCAGCCCAGGTGGGTAGTTTTCTAACCAGCACTTCAATATTTTTTAATGATatcgggaaaagaaaaaaaaattccaccagatTTTTCTTAATTGGGTCAAAATTAGTCATCCCGCAAAAAATCTTGAAAAATTGGTAGAAAACCGGGCCAAAATGGCTTACGCCGTTTAACCCGATGTTTGTTAATGATAATTTGTTACGTCTCTCTGTTAGATCCCTGTTGGAGAAGGAGTTGGAGTCTGTGGGCATTCGGCTGAACAAATATAAACCCAATATATATTTTAAGGTTGGTAATTTCTTCTCAATGTACACTGCGCGTCCCTGCAGTTTAATGGCGCTGCTCTGATTAAATCTCCCTTGTGTTTCTTTGTAGCCCAAGAAGGGAGGTGGAATCTCATTCAACTCTACTGTACCCCTGACTCAGTGCTCCGAGAAACTGGTGCAACTAATTCTACATGAATACAGTATCCTTCCTGCTGCTAATCTGAAAGCCAGCTATTCAGATACagattattggggcagatgtattaacccggagaaggcataaggaagtgataaaccagtgataagtgcaaggtgataaacgcaccagccaatctgctcctaactgtgcaatgcaccagccaatcagctccaatatgtaaatcaacagttaggagttgattggctggtgcatttatcagctttcatttatcactggtttatcacttccttatgccttctccaggttaatacatctgcccctattgtCTTTTGTGGGTGGGTTGCCACCTGGTTGTTAATTAGAATTCCATTTCCAGATCCACAGTAACAGTGGTTCTCTCAATGTTGGAATACCCAGTCCTTGTCCTGCCACCTTTATGTGCATAGAGCAGTGACAGCTGATTAATAACCAATGGCCTGCAGAAAATTGTCTGTCCATAAGAGAGAACTCCAATCAGAAATGCTGTTTTTCTTTTATATTATTCCCATGTTGTGTATGACGAATAAGTCCTGATACTTGAATTGGCACTTCTGCCTAAAATTGGCTGTTCAAAATGCAAGAACACACTTGCAACTTGTGAATAACTGACCAAGAGATAATATATAGTATGTACCCGTATAAATAATTGTTGGGTACGTTGATTTGTTTCCAGGATTATAGATGTTGCTACGGATAGTCAGCTATTTATCAAATGATTATATTGTGTGTTTCTGAAGTTTGAACAGAAGATTTGAGGCAAAAATCCTATTTTAAGATATGGAGGTACTCCAGTAAATTTTGTAACCCAACTTAATTGTTTTTAGTTATGCTAAATTATTTTtgagtggtgctgccatttaatgATGGTGATAAATAATGTCTTAGGCACCACTGATATACTGTAGttgtccactttttttttttttttttagcttatagggggagatgtatcagactTTAGTGAGAAATAAAGTGAAGACGttgaaccaatcagcttctagctatcgttTACCTAGcatagtctataaaatgacagaagctgatatgTGCAACTTCCGCAATTAATCTCTCTAAGTTTTGATACATCTCGGCCACAATTTATTTTTTCGGAATCCTCTGCTAGCTTTCTATGCAGATTATACTCATGATACATACTAGTTGAAATAAGGATGGCTCTTCCTGCTGTTATTTTGGAGAATGATGGGAAGTGTACGTGTGTCATACGCAATGGGTGCAACGCAGTCCAAAACTAAAAGAGCTGAGTCTGGATTCTGGATGGATGGGCAAATAGCTAGCCAGCGGGAGCTGGTTGGCACTGGACTCTTGGGGGCAGgctgatccgctgctgctgtgtggcaCCCAGTGGGCATTCTGTTAACGCTGACTCCCAGCGATGTTGGCCAATGTTTGGGGATGCGGCTGGTGATGTGTTGTCCGGCTTCCCTCTTTTAatgttggactgcgctgcagccccgccGTTGCCGCTGGCACGAGTTATATGGTATCTTATGCCTATGGTATTGTATGATCTCTCAGTATTTATACTGGCAGTAAAGCCAAGTGTTTAGAACTCAGAATCCATCTCTCGTCCACAGGGTAAGATCGTAGCTCTGGCAATGCTGATGATATTGCTGGCTTGTAAGGTGCCTTTAATGCTCCGCAGTGCTGGACAGTGGAGAAAGCAGAACAtgagacataggggcagatgtattaacctggagaaggcataaggaagtgataaatgcaaggtgataaacacaccagccaatcagctcccatatgtaaattaacagttaggagctgattggctggtgcctttatcaccttacacttatcactggtttatcactttcttatgccttctccaagttaatacctcTACCCCATAGCGtgttagaccataggttctcaaactcagtcctcaggaccccacac
Protein-coding regions in this window:
- the DRG2 gene encoding developmentally-regulated GTP-binding protein 2, whose product is MGILEKIAEIEREIARTQKNKATEYHLGLLKAKLAKYRAQLLEPSKSAAAKGEGFDVMKSGDARVALIGFPSVGKSTFLSLMTSTESEAASYEFTTLTCIPGVIEYKGANIQLLDLPGIIEGAAQGKGRGRQVIAVARTSDIVIMMLDATKGEVQRSLLEKELESVGIRLNKYKPNIYFKPKKGGGISFNSTVPLTQCSEKLVQLILHEYKMFNAEVLFREDCTPDDFIDVIVGNRVYMPCLYVYNKIDQISMEEVDRLAKQPHSVVISCGMKLNLDYLLEKLWEYLALTCIYTKKRGERPDFSDAIILRRGASVEHVCHRIHRTLASQFKYALVWGTSTKYSPQRVGLTHNMEHEDVIQIVKK